Within Pirellulales bacterium, the genomic segment TCGGCCGGATTCGGGCGACGTCTATTCACCGCAAGATTGGCAACTCGGCACGCAGCCCGTGCGACTCTTCGGCGAGAATCAGCAAGCCAGCAATAACCTCGCGGCCGAGACGAGAACCGGGACAACCAGGTAAGTCGCCGGGCGTCAGCGATTCGGCATCACCCTATTCGGCATCCTTCTCGCTGCCGTCGTCCGGGCTGACGTAGGCGGCCACACCTTGATCTTTGCCGCCCAGCCCCGCTGCGGCGTTGGCTTTGCCTTCCAGCACGGCGTCGGCCAGTTGCTGCACGACCAGCTCGATCGAGCGAATGCTGTCGTCATTGCCGGGAATCGGCAGGTCGACCACGTCCGGATCGCAATCCGTGTCGATCAGCGCCACGGTCGTGATGCCCAGCGAACGGGCCTCGCGGATGGCGTTCTTTTCCTTCTTGGGATCGATCACGATCAGGCATTCCGGCAAGCGGTTCATCAGGCGGATGCCGTCGAGATTGCGCATCATTTTGCGATGTTCGCGATTGAGCGCCGACTGCATCTTCTTCGAATAAGTGGCGAGTTGGTCACTGTTCTTCAGAGCGTCGAGCTCTTCCAATCGCGTGAGCCGGCTGCGAATGGTGCGGAAATTGGTGAGTGCTCCGCCCAGCCAACGATCGTCGACGTACGGCATGCCGCACCGGATCGATTCGCGTTCAATCGTCTCGGCCGCCTGCCGCTTGGTGCCGACAAACAACACCAGGCTGCCGCCAGCCGCGACCTGGCTGATGTACTTCTTCGCGCGGATCAGCCCGCGGATCGTTTCGCGGACGTCGATGATGTGAATCAGATTGCGGCGGCCATAGATGTAGGGCCGCATCTTGGGATTCCAGCGACTGGCGCGATGGCCGAAGTGGACTCCCGCTTCGATCAACTCCTTAACCAAAACATTCGACACGTGGGACGCTCCTCACATTAAGTGCACACCGGCAAAAGTCCCGCTGGGCGAAAAGGTCGCCCGGGGCGTCCGGCGTTCAAGGCAGACGCGGCCAGAATCGTCGCGCTTGGCAGAGAAACATTCGCCGCCAAGCGCCGTGCGGGCCGTTCGCACGCATTCGCACAAACAAACACTGACGAGCCCGGTAGTTTATCGGGCTTTCGGAAAGGGGTCAATTCGGGGGCGGACCGTTTAGCGGCGGTCCAAAGGGCCGCCCTGCTCATCTCGTTCAAAGAGGTAAAACCGCGACTTTCCCCCTACCGCTGGTCCAGTCGCCGGCGGTCGGGGCTCGCCCGATTCGGCCAGTTGTAGTCAGAGCATGAACCAAACGGCCGCCGCGGCCAGGCCAACTTTCGCGGCCATGGCAGCGGCGGCCAGGAGAGTTTCCCTCGGATCTACGACCAAGCGTCAGTCTCCCTCATTGAGGGCGATGAACTCGTCGGCAGGCGATGACGGCCAGCCCGCCCACGGCGGCCAAAACCCAAGTGGCCGGTTCGGGAACTCGCGCGGTCGCAACCAACTGACCGGTGTACGTCTCGACAAGGGGTACGCCGCTCACCGTCAAATCCCCCTGGAAAAGAATCGGAACCGTCAAGGTGTAAAGTCCGCCACTCTGCGTGAGAGTGCCGCCCGACTCTCCATTTAAACCACCTCCCGGGAGATTGATCGTGGCCTGGACCGGAGAACCGAGCAGCGTCACATTTACGTCCGCGACACCGGCAAAAAGACTAATCGTTAGCCCCGTGGCGTTGAACGAAGTACCGACCAGCGGGAGTATAATGCTGCTTATGTTGCCAACGAACCCGTGCCCAGCAATCAAACCCGTGTTGCCGGGTCCCGGGCCCCCGACGATCCCTGGAATCGACGCCAGCAATCCATAGTTGCCGGTCTGGCTACCGGGAAAGACGCCGCCAGGGCCCGGAGAAACGGCGGACGGCTGCACGCCAAATTGCACATTGCCGGTGGAAAGGAAGGCAATTGTGCTGCTGGAAATATCAACATTCTGAGTCCCCGACAGGCTCACCGTATCGCTGCCTGGAAATTGGGGCGAAGTGACCGGCACTCCACTCGGGGTATCGATCGAAAGCTGTAAGCTGCTTTTTGAACTATCGACTGTGAAAACGACGTTGTTTCCACGGGCGGCAGATCCCGAAAGCGCGGGTCCCGCAATCACAGCAGCGGCCAATACGGTCAATAAGTGTCGATGGTTTGTGATCGTATTCATTAGCCTTCTCCAAGTCCTGAATGATTAAATAAAGTGATGGAAAGAATAAAAACAATTCGTTACGGCGCAGCACCAACGTGGACCATGCTGCTTATAGAACATGGAATACAAAAAGGCGGCGAACCGCCTACGAACGTTTAAATGCTCGTAGGCAGGTCGCATGGGTGATGCGCCACAGCGGGTACGACGAGAAGGCCGTAATAAGAGCAAAACAGGAAACGGGATTTACGATCGCCGGCCGGACTCGTCTCACCCCGCGCGAGCACTAAGTCGTCAGTGCTTCATTCGATGTGGTCCTCCTCTGGTTGTTCCGGTTGAGGGCACGCCTTGGCGCGCAATGCGCCAACGTGCTGCCGGCGCCGCAGATGGTTGAGCCGCCGAATGCCACGGTGTGATGAAAGAAAATGAATAGCCGTGACGGTTCGACGGATGATCTCCCCATTGGGATGGGCACGGGTTTCGTCCGGCGGAAACAAAAAACAGTCGCGGACAGTGAGTTAGCCGGAGAAGACGCCGAAATCGATCGGCGATCTGAGCAGTGGCAGCAGCGGATGAGCATCCACGGCTGACCGGAAACGCGCATCGGCAAGACCGATCGGTCCCCATTGGCCCCCCCTTCTCCAGCCATACCCGATGCTCGCCGCCATGTTCCGTGGTGGCAGGCATTGAAAGGCACTTCGGACCGTTCCGATGGTCCGCAGTATCCGGACAGTAGACGGGATCGGCAGCGATTACAAGCAAAAAAACTGTAATTCTTGAGGGGGACGCTGAGCGTCTTCACCGGACCGATGAGAGCCTGCGCGAGGAGCTTCCTGGTAGCCGCCTTAACCCCCTTCCGCCCCCGCGACTTAACGCCGGAACGAGGATTGCCAAACGCCCCTCGGATGGGATAGAATCCTGGTTTTCGCCTCAATTGACCGGCGTAAACCCACGTAGCCTCTCTTCCGCGGCGGCCGGCTGGCCGGCGACGGATGAGGTTATGTCAATGGCACACTGGCCTGCGGGCTTTGGTGTCGCTGGGGTTGCGCTGGCGTTTCTCGTCATGCCTCACTTGGGGTGTGACCGCGGGAACAACCGATTCGAGGTTGCCGGGCCTGCCGCTGGGTGGACCCTGCTGGAGGGGCGCTGCCCCGGTTTAGAAAATATCGTCGCGAGTCTGCGCATGTTCGAGTCGTTGCAAGAAGGCCTGAGTTCGGCGCTACGGACGTTGAGCGGCAAAGCCCGGCTCACCGAGTCCAACATGCGCGATGGTCTGCGCCTGGTGCAACAGTCGCTTTTGGAAGCGGACGTCAGCTTCCCGGTCGTGAAGCAGTTCATGGACCGCGTCAGCGAGCAGGCCGTCGGTGAGCAAGTTCTGAAGAGTTTGCGCCCGGATCAGCAAGTCGTTGGCATCGTCTACAACGAGCTGGTCAACCTGATGGGCCCGGTCGACCATTCACTTCATCTGAAGCCGGATCTGACGATCCTGATGATGTGCGGCCTGCAGGGGTCGGGCAAAACCACCACCTGCGGCAAGCTGGCCCGCATGCTCAAGGAGCGCGGCCGCAGTCCGATGCTGGTGGCGGCCGATTTGCAGCGTCCGGCGGCGGTGCATCAGCTGCAGGTCATCGGCGAGCAGATCGGCGTGCCGGTCTATGTCGAAGAAGGGGCCGCCGACCCGGTGGCCGTCTGCCAGAATGCCGTCAAACAGGCGAAATCCGCCGGCGCCCAGGTCGTGATTCTCGATACCGCCGGCCGGTTGCACATCGACGAAGAGTTGATGCAGCAGCTACAGCGCATCGACCGCCGCGTGACGCCCGACCAGGTGTACCTGGTGGTCGACGCCATGACGGGCCAGGACGCGGTGAACAGCGCGAAGGCCTTCAACGACGCCCTGGAACTCGATGGCTGCATCATGACCAAGCTCGACGGCGACGCCCGTGGCGGCGCCGCCCTGAGCGTGAAGGCCGTCACCGGCGTGCCGCTGAAGTTCATGGGCACGGGCGAGCATCTCGATGCCCTCGAGGAGTTTCATCCGGACCGCATGGCCAGCCGCATCCTGGGCATGGGGGACGTGCTGACGCTGGTCGAGCAGGCGCAGCAGAAGTTCGACCAGGACGAGATGCAGAAGCAGGAAGAGCGCCTGCGCCGCGGCGAATTCACGCTCGACGATTTCCGCAAGCAGCTCGGTCAGATCGGTCGCCTGGGCCCGCTGAACAAGATCATGGGCCTGATCCCCGGCATGGGCGGGCTGACGAAAATGATGGGCGACGTCGACGCCGAGGGGGACATGAAGCGGCTTCTCGGCATTATCGATTCGATGACGCCCCAGGAGCGTCGCAACCCTTCGAAGATGATCGACCAGAGCCGCCGGCGGCGCATCGCGACAGGCGCGGGGGTCGAACCGTCGGAAGTCAATCAACTGGTCAAGCAGTTCGACGGCATGGCCGACATGATGAAGCGCATGGCCGGCCTGGGCATGCGCGAGCGGATGCGCGAAGTGCAGCAATTGCAAAAGGGCGGATTCCTCGATCCGGGCGCCACTCTGACCAAGCAAAAGAAGGGGACGGGCAAGCGACTTTCGGCCCGCGAACGCGCGGACCTGAAAAAGCAGCGCGAGAAGGAAATGCGCCGCCGGAAGCGCGAGGACAAACGGGGGCGCGGCAACGACAACAGTAACCCTGGACAAAACGGCGCGCCCCGCGGATAGGCGCGGGGCACGTCCAACGAAACATACTCTCTCTCCAGACGCACGCCGTGCGTCGCAACAAACCCTACTGAGGAGGACCGAGTGGCAGTCGTAATTCGCATGAAGAAGATGGGGCGGAAGCATCGGCCGTTCTTCCGCATTTGTGCGGTCGATTCGCGCAACCCGCGCGACGGCGCCGTGATCGAGGA encodes:
- the ffh gene encoding signal recognition particle protein; the protein is MFESLQEGLSSALRTLSGKARLTESNMRDGLRLVQQSLLEADVSFPVVKQFMDRVSEQAVGEQVLKSLRPDQQVVGIVYNELVNLMGPVDHSLHLKPDLTILMMCGLQGSGKTTTCGKLARMLKERGRSPMLVAADLQRPAAVHQLQVIGEQIGVPVYVEEGAADPVAVCQNAVKQAKSAGAQVVILDTAGRLHIDEELMQQLQRIDRRVTPDQVYLVVDAMTGQDAVNSAKAFNDALELDGCIMTKLDGDARGGAALSVKAVTGVPLKFMGTGEHLDALEEFHPDRMASRILGMGDVLTLVEQAQQKFDQDEMQKQEERLRRGEFTLDDFRKQLGQIGRLGPLNKIMGLIPGMGGLTKMMGDVDAEGDMKRLLGIIDSMTPQERRNPSKMIDQSRRRRIATGAGVEPSEVNQLVKQFDGMADMMKRMAGLGMRERMREVQQLQKGGFLDPGATLTKQKKGTGKRLSARERADLKKQREKEMRRRKREDKRGRGNDNSNPGQNGAPRG
- the rpsB gene encoding 30S ribosomal protein S2 gives rise to the protein MSNVLVKELIEAGVHFGHRASRWNPKMRPYIYGRRNLIHIIDVRETIRGLIRAKKYISQVAAGGSLVLFVGTKRQAAETIERESIRCGMPYVDDRWLGGALTNFRTIRSRLTRLEELDALKNSDQLATYSKKMQSALNREHRKMMRNLDGIRLMNRLPECLIVIDPKKEKNAIREARSLGITTVALIDTDCDPDVVDLPIPGNDDSIRSIELVVQQLADAVLEGKANAAAGLGGKDQGVAAYVSPDDGSEKDAE
- a CDS encoding PEP-CTERM sorting domain-containing protein codes for the protein MNTITNHRHLLTVLAAAVIAGPALSGSAARGNNVVFTVDSSKSSLQLSIDTPSGVPVTSPQFPGSDTVSLSGTQNVDISSSTIAFLSTGNVQFGVQPSAVSPGPGGVFPGSQTGNYGLLASIPGIVGGPGPGNTGLIAGHGFVGNISSIILPLVGTSFNATGLTISLFAGVADVNVTLLGSPVQATINLPGGGLNGESGGTLTQSGGLYTLTVPILFQGDLTVSGVPLVETYTGQLVATARVPEPATWVLAAVGGLAVIACRRVHRPQ